The following are encoded in a window of Paramormyrops kingsleyae isolate MSU_618 chromosome 12, PKINGS_0.4, whole genome shotgun sequence genomic DNA:
- the txnb gene encoding thioredoxin b, with protein sequence MPYKRELDEAQIRLPNFIQERRDLGVQSVFKMIVVIENQEAFDKALRDAGDKLVVVDFTAVWCGPCQSIAPFYKSLSENPDYIQVVFLKVDVDDAQDVASFCDISCMPTFHFYKNGKKIDDFSGCNQAKLEEKLNNHK encoded by the exons ATGCCTTATAAACGGGAGCTGGATGAAGCGCAAATACGCCTTCCGAATTTCATTCAGGAGCGACGGGATCTCGGGGTACAGTCTGTTTTCAAAATGATCGTCGTCATTGAAAATCAG GAAGCTTTTGACAAGGCGCTCAGAGATGCAGGTGACAAACTTGTGGTTGTGGACTTCACTGCAGTTTGGTGTGGCCCTTGTCAAAGCATCGCCCCATTCTATAAA AGTCTCTCCGAAAATCCAGATTACATACAGGTTGTGTTTCTGAAGGTAGATGTGGACGACGCCCAG GATGTGGCCAGCTTTTGTGACATCAGTTGCATGCCCACCTTCCACTTCTATAAGAATGGAAAGAAG ATTGACGACTTCTCCGGATGCAACCAGGCCAAACTGGAGGAGAAGCTGAACAATCATAAATGA
- the haus3 gene encoding HAUS augmin-like complex subunit 3 isoform X1, with product MLDGAQFVEAVTRLGYPGAAAFKGEDFDWLFDVAELRQFLHFFCGSITSSHVLAPDEVRAFQALREAGKPILDEAALAEALKACQTAPSRDPGSLATWLEEADVTQLEEELQALRQEKKLKLRRHRKLQVLAASRADVALRLAGRQEESSHRLKDTVATLGAENAETNSALQALSQEVKRLATFLPTDLEDPAGPPASLAPGPSVFLSQLSLESYLQQEEANTKTLALLARKQFYPGIFNMVEASNAENFQLLDFSSCSGERDGGAVAAYHSEMTRLQWAHVVAQHGLLQSRAEEHAISAGLQWIAERVCGKAQTQTRASMAGLQACEAELRQQLGTLEAELEALTHGRTPEALRASALLLSVPVVRGDFDLQLARQDYYTSRQDGLCSVLLRQKASLELLQLAHELELRRGRLLCRQLGEAAQKLEAAHTTSARRLQVYAQPELGLASRPCSIITAKDAAFSRLYKALEVDGGPEQDQPFRTYEGLAQASLRLQEALCSAQEALAAAARGQALGAARLEGDCDTLRGATYCRLQQPVLKPQVCVPATQELCPNTQELKEALQQLESQLDGLNKLLKEILVDIRGKKDQLERSSILRRERDLYVTFHLDPKQLRKTVEELESLVVRPRIRP from the exons ATGCTTGACGGTGCTCAGTTTGTGGAGGCCGTCACGCGGCTGGGTTACCCTGGCGCCGCAGCCTTCAAGGGCGAGGACTTTGACTGGCTCTTTGACGTTGCGGAGCTCCGGCAGTTCCTGCATTTCTTCTGTGGTAGCATCACGTCGAGCCATGTGCTTGCCCCGGATGAGGTGCGGGCGTTCCAGGCCCTGCGTGAggcagggaagcccatcctggaTGAAGCAGCACTGGCAGAGGCGTTGAAGGCATGCCAGACAGCCCCGTCACGGGACCCCGGAAGTCTGGCGACCTGGCTGGAGGAGGCAGATGTGACCCAACTGGAAGAGGAGCTTCAGGCCCTACGGCAGGAGAAGAAGCTGAAGCTGAGGCGGCACCGCAAGCTGCAGGTCCTGGCTGCCTCACGTGCAGACGTCGCCCTGCGCCTGGCCGGCCGGCAGGAGGAGAGCTCTCACAGGCTGAAGGACACAGTGGCCACTCTGGGTGCTGAAAATGCAGAGACAAACTCGGCACTACAGGCGCTCTCACAGGAGGTGAAGAGGCTGGCCACCTTCCTTCCCACTGATTTGGAGGACCCCGCTGGTCCCCCTGCCTCCCTGGCCCCTGGGCCCTCAGTTTTCCTCTCCCAGCTCTCCCTGGAGTCGTACCTCCAGCAGGAGGAGGCCAATACAAAAACCCTGGCCCTTCTCGCACGAAAGCAATTCTACCCGGGGATTTTCAATATGGTGGAGGCCTCGAATGCCGAGAACTTCCAGCTGCTGGACTTCAGCAGCTGCTCAGGAGAGAGGGATGGAGGCGCCGTGGCGGCCTACCACTCAGAGATGacgcggctgcagtgggcccACGTGGTGGCACAGCACGGGCTTCTCCAGAGCCGCGCTGAGGAGCACGCAATCAGTGCTGGCCTGCAGTGGATCGCAGAGCGTGTGTGTGGCAAAGCACAG ACTCAGACGCGGGCCTCCATGGCTGGCCTCCAGGCCTGTGAAGCGGAGCTCAGACAGCAGCTAGGGACCCTGGAGGCCGAGCTGGAGGCCCTGACCCACGGCCGCACGCCGGAGGCCCTGCGAGCAAGCGCCCTGCTGCTCAGCGTGCCCGTGGTGCGCGGGGATTTCGACCTGCAGCTGGCGCGCCAGGACTACTACACGTCGCGGCAGGATGGGCTGTGCAGCGTCCTCCTGCGGCAGAAGGCCTCCCTGGAGCTGCTGCAGCTGGCCCACGAGTTGGAGCTGCGCCGGGGGCGGCTGCTGTGCCGGCAGCTGGGAGAAGCGGCCCAGAAGCTGGAGGCAGCGCACACCACCTCGGCCCGGCGCCTCCAGGTCTACGCACAGCCTGAACTCGGCCTCGCATCCAGGCCCTGCTCCATTATCACTGCCAAGGACGCTGCCTTCAGCAG GCTCTACAAGGCCTTGGAGGTCGATGGGGGGCCTGAACAGGACCAGCCCTTTCGCACCTACGAGGGGCTGGCACAGGCCTCGCTGCGCCTACAGGAGGCGCTGTGCTCGGCCCAGGAGGCTCTGGCCGCTGCTGCCCGGGGGCAGGCCTTGGGCGCCGCCCGTCTGGAGGGCGACTGCGACACGCTCCGTGGGGCCACGTACTGCCGGCTGCAGCAGCCAGTGCTGAAGCCGCAGGTATGTGTCCCGGCCACTCAGGAGCTCTGCCCTAATACACAG GAGCTGAAGGAGGCGCTACAGCAGCTGGAGTCGCAGCTCGACGGCCTCAACAAGCTGTTGAAAGAGATCCTGGTGGACATCCGTGGCAAGAAGGACCAGCTGGAGCGCAGCTCCATCTTGCGGCGGGAGCGGGACCTGTATGTCACCTTCCATTTGGACCCCAAGCAGCTGAGGAAGACCGTAGAGGAGCTGGAGAGTCTTGTGGTCCGGCCCAGGATCCGCCCGTAG
- the haus3 gene encoding HAUS augmin-like complex subunit 3 isoform X2, which translates to MLDGAQFVEAVTRLGYPGAAAFKGEDFDWLFDVAELRQFLHFFCGSITSSHVLAPDEVRAFQALREAGKPILDEAALAEALKACQTAPSRDPGSLATWLEEADVTQLEEELQALRQEKKLKLRRHRKLQVLAASRADVALRLAGRQEESSHRLKDTVATLGAENAETNSALQALSQEVKRLATFLPTDLEDPAGPPASLAPGPSVFLSQLSLESYLQQEEANTKTLALLARKQFYPGIFNMVEASNAENFQLLDFSSCSGERDGGAVAAYHSEMTRLQWAHVVAQHGLLQSRAEEHAISAGLQWIAERVCGKAQTQTRASMAGLQACEAELRQQLGTLEAELEALTHGRTPEALRASALLLSVPVVRGDFDLQLARQDYYTSRQDGLCSVLLRQKASLELLQLAHELELRRGRLLCRQLGEAAQKLEAAHTTSARRLQVYAQPELGLASRPCSIITAKDAAFSRLYKALEVDGGPEQDQPFRTYEGLAQASLRLQEALCSAQEALAAAARGQALGAARLEGDCDTLRGATYCRLQQPVLKPQELKEALQQLESQLDGLNKLLKEILVDIRGKKDQLERSSILRRERDLYVTFHLDPKQLRKTVEELESLVVRPRIRP; encoded by the exons ATGCTTGACGGTGCTCAGTTTGTGGAGGCCGTCACGCGGCTGGGTTACCCTGGCGCCGCAGCCTTCAAGGGCGAGGACTTTGACTGGCTCTTTGACGTTGCGGAGCTCCGGCAGTTCCTGCATTTCTTCTGTGGTAGCATCACGTCGAGCCATGTGCTTGCCCCGGATGAGGTGCGGGCGTTCCAGGCCCTGCGTGAggcagggaagcccatcctggaTGAAGCAGCACTGGCAGAGGCGTTGAAGGCATGCCAGACAGCCCCGTCACGGGACCCCGGAAGTCTGGCGACCTGGCTGGAGGAGGCAGATGTGACCCAACTGGAAGAGGAGCTTCAGGCCCTACGGCAGGAGAAGAAGCTGAAGCTGAGGCGGCACCGCAAGCTGCAGGTCCTGGCTGCCTCACGTGCAGACGTCGCCCTGCGCCTGGCCGGCCGGCAGGAGGAGAGCTCTCACAGGCTGAAGGACACAGTGGCCACTCTGGGTGCTGAAAATGCAGAGACAAACTCGGCACTACAGGCGCTCTCACAGGAGGTGAAGAGGCTGGCCACCTTCCTTCCCACTGATTTGGAGGACCCCGCTGGTCCCCCTGCCTCCCTGGCCCCTGGGCCCTCAGTTTTCCTCTCCCAGCTCTCCCTGGAGTCGTACCTCCAGCAGGAGGAGGCCAATACAAAAACCCTGGCCCTTCTCGCACGAAAGCAATTCTACCCGGGGATTTTCAATATGGTGGAGGCCTCGAATGCCGAGAACTTCCAGCTGCTGGACTTCAGCAGCTGCTCAGGAGAGAGGGATGGAGGCGCCGTGGCGGCCTACCACTCAGAGATGacgcggctgcagtgggcccACGTGGTGGCACAGCACGGGCTTCTCCAGAGCCGCGCTGAGGAGCACGCAATCAGTGCTGGCCTGCAGTGGATCGCAGAGCGTGTGTGTGGCAAAGCACAG ACTCAGACGCGGGCCTCCATGGCTGGCCTCCAGGCCTGTGAAGCGGAGCTCAGACAGCAGCTAGGGACCCTGGAGGCCGAGCTGGAGGCCCTGACCCACGGCCGCACGCCGGAGGCCCTGCGAGCAAGCGCCCTGCTGCTCAGCGTGCCCGTGGTGCGCGGGGATTTCGACCTGCAGCTGGCGCGCCAGGACTACTACACGTCGCGGCAGGATGGGCTGTGCAGCGTCCTCCTGCGGCAGAAGGCCTCCCTGGAGCTGCTGCAGCTGGCCCACGAGTTGGAGCTGCGCCGGGGGCGGCTGCTGTGCCGGCAGCTGGGAGAAGCGGCCCAGAAGCTGGAGGCAGCGCACACCACCTCGGCCCGGCGCCTCCAGGTCTACGCACAGCCTGAACTCGGCCTCGCATCCAGGCCCTGCTCCATTATCACTGCCAAGGACGCTGCCTTCAGCAG GCTCTACAAGGCCTTGGAGGTCGATGGGGGGCCTGAACAGGACCAGCCCTTTCGCACCTACGAGGGGCTGGCACAGGCCTCGCTGCGCCTACAGGAGGCGCTGTGCTCGGCCCAGGAGGCTCTGGCCGCTGCTGCCCGGGGGCAGGCCTTGGGCGCCGCCCGTCTGGAGGGCGACTGCGACACGCTCCGTGGGGCCACGTACTGCCGGCTGCAGCAGCCAGTGCTGAAGCCGCAG GAGCTGAAGGAGGCGCTACAGCAGCTGGAGTCGCAGCTCGACGGCCTCAACAAGCTGTTGAAAGAGATCCTGGTGGACATCCGTGGCAAGAAGGACCAGCTGGAGCGCAGCTCCATCTTGCGGCGGGAGCGGGACCTGTATGTCACCTTCCATTTGGACCCCAAGCAGCTGAGGAAGACCGTAGAGGAGCTGGAGAGTCTTGTGGTCCGGCCCAGGATCCGCCCGTAG